The Vagococcus penaei genome includes the window ATAGAGTTTTATTGAAATATATAACCAAATAAATATAACTAAATCTTAAATATTTTTTAAAACTTTATTTTTCCGTAATTGTGTCTCTATCACTAATCGGGTATAATAAAATTTGAATTGCGAAAGTAGGTATATGTATATGAGTTTTATAACCACCTTGCTGCTTCGCTTATTAATTACGGCAATCTTTGCGGCTGCAATCACGCCTCTCGTCCGATTATTGGCGTTTAAAATTGGTGCCGTAGATATTCCAAATAAGCGACGGATTAACAAAAAAATTATGCCTAGTGCTGGTGGATTGGCGATTTATATTGCTTTTTCATTGTCATTAGTTGTCCTTTTCCAAGACATAATCCCTTTATTTTATAGTTTAAATATCATTGCATCATCTGGTATTATTGTCATCACTGGTTTACTTGATGACGTTATTGAGCTCACACCAAGGCAAAAGCTTTTCGGGATGATTTTAGCTGCTGTTTATGTATGTTTCGTTTTTGATATTACCATTCAAACGGTGACCTTACCTTATTTTGGGACGATTACCTTAGGGATTTTAAGCTATCCTGTCACTATTTTATGGATTATCGCTTTGACCAATGCAATCAATTTAATTGATGGTTTAGATGGTCTGGCATCGGGTATTTCTATTATCGCCTTAACAAGTATTGGATTTGTTGGTTATATTGGTAGTTCGACTGGGGCCGTTAAGTTACAAGTACCCATTACGATTTTTATTTTACTATTCAGTATTATTGGTTTTTTCCCATTTAATTTCTTTCCAGCAAAAATATTTTTAGGTGATACTGGGGCACTATTTTTAGGCTTTATGATATCCGTCTTATCCATCCAAGGTCTCAAAAATGCAACGTTTATCTCTTTAATTACACCCCTAGTGATTTTAGGCGTTCCGATCACTGATACTATTTTTGCAATGCTTCGCCGAAAATTAAATAATCGACCCATTTCCTCCGCCGATAAAATGCATTTGCACCATCGTCTGTTGTCCTTAGGCTTTACGCATCGCGGAGCAGTTATTATG containing:
- a CDS encoding glycosyltransferase family 4 protein, whose product is MSFITTLLLRLLITAIFAAAITPLVRLLAFKIGAVDIPNKRRINKKIMPSAGGLAIYIAFSLSLVVLFQDIIPLFYSLNIIASSGIIVITGLLDDVIELTPRQKLFGMILAAVYVCFVFDITIQTVTLPYFGTITLGILSYPVTILWIIALTNAINLIDGLDGLASGISIIALTSIGFVGYIGSSTGAVKLQVPITIFILLFSIIGFFPFNFFPAKIFLGDTGALFLGFMISVLSIQGLKNATFISLITPLVILGVPITDTIFAMLRRKLNNRPISSADKMHLHHRLLSLGFTHRGAVIMIYCLAIVFSLIALLYMYTNTWATILLIISCAFGIELLIELLGLLGTDRQPMLTLFKFIGNRAYRQKKMANYHEKKNDKSE